From the genome of Leptospiraceae bacterium, one region includes:
- a CDS encoding glucose-6-phosphate isomerase, whose amino-acid sequence MDIKTLFLEKDSFNLQDYNSFYGKKLVSDIYKKIEISKKEIEARTSRGAEFLGWLELPEIELQNLEKYKNYALFFQNYETIVSIGIGGSYLGIRAIYEALKKPFQPSKKELLFAGHHLSSRYLKSLLDYLENKNFALIVISKSGTTTEPALSFRFLFQKLKEKFGGDVQNRIVIITDQKKGVLREFAHAQNLRSDVVPDDVGGRYSVLCPVGLVPLAIVGISIEDLLLGAKSAMQIIRKQSELESNPAISYAMFRVLNYSIQKPIEILVSYRPELYYFMEWWKQLFGESEGKEYKGIFPASSLFTTDLHSLGQWIQEGHRNIFETIIDVVEDEELPLPKVEEIRDGFQYLENQSLNTINRIALKATRRAHLDGGVPQFTFEVPRLSEYYLGALIYLFEYACALSSLAMGVNPFDQPGVEAYKSNMMELLKKI is encoded by the coding sequence ATGGACATCAAAACTCTTTTTTTAGAAAAAGACTCCTTCAATCTGCAAGATTATAATTCATTTTATGGGAAGAAGTTAGTAAGTGATATTTATAAAAAAATTGAAATATCCAAAAAAGAAATTGAAGCTAGAACAAGCAGAGGAGCTGAGTTTTTGGGTTGGTTAGAGCTTCCAGAGATAGAACTTCAGAATCTCGAGAAATACAAAAACTATGCGTTGTTTTTTCAGAATTATGAAACCATTGTTTCTATTGGTATCGGGGGTTCATATCTGGGGATACGGGCGATTTACGAGGCATTGAAAAAACCCTTCCAGCCATCAAAAAAAGAACTTCTTTTCGCAGGACATCACTTGTCTAGTCGATATTTGAAAAGCTTATTAGATTATTTAGAAAATAAAAACTTTGCCTTGATTGTGATTTCCAAAAGCGGAACCACAACAGAACCTGCCTTGAGTTTTCGTTTTTTGTTCCAAAAACTAAAAGAGAAATTCGGAGGTGACGTTCAAAACCGGATTGTCATCATCACCGACCAGAAGAAAGGAGTTTTGCGGGAGTTTGCCCATGCTCAAAACCTTCGAAGTGATGTAGTTCCCGACGATGTTGGGGGACGATATTCTGTTTTATGTCCTGTGGGATTGGTACCTTTGGCTATTGTTGGGATTTCGATTGAGGATCTCCTTCTTGGAGCGAAATCAGCTATGCAAATTATTCGCAAACAATCAGAGTTGGAATCTAATCCTGCCATTTCGTATGCTATGTTCCGTGTTCTAAATTACTCCATTCAGAAGCCTATAGAAATCCTTGTTAGCTATCGTCCTGAGTTATATTACTTTATGGAATGGTGGAAGCAACTTTTTGGAGAATCAGAAGGAAAAGAATATAAAGGAATCTTTCCAGCATCAAGCTTGTTTACCACAGATTTACATTCACTGGGGCAGTGGATCCAAGAAGGTCATCGAAATATTTTCGAAACCATTATTGATGTTGTAGAGGACGAAGAACTCCCACTTCCTAAAGTAGAAGAAATTCGAGACGGTTTTCAATACTTAGAGAATCAATCCTTAAATACAATCAATCGAATTGCATTGAAGGCCACTCGTAGAGCTCACTTGGATGGTGGTGTTCCCCAATTTACGTTTGAAGTTCCTCGTTTGAGTGAATACTACTTAGGAGCTTTGATTTATTTATTTGAGTATGCTTGTGCCTTGTCTTCATTGGCTATGGGAGTGAACCCCTTTGATCAACCGGGAGTCGAAGCTTATAAATCTAACATGATGGAATTGTTAAAAAAAATTTAA
- a CDS encoding flavin reductase family protein yields MDEQAKKKALRMISYGLYVITVKHGEQIAAGTVNWLSQCSFKPPLIMVGLKKDSGIFQFSKESKHFTVNVLGKNQKEIAQAFFGTTKWEGNRLNSYEYETTSTGGIVLKDCPAFFEAQVHHIYEGGDHSVVVAEVVNAGVHFEDEPLYMLTTGWFYGG; encoded by the coding sequence ATGGATGAGCAAGCGAAGAAAAAGGCACTACGAATGATTTCTTATGGGCTTTATGTGATTACCGTCAAGCATGGGGAGCAAATTGCTGCTGGCACTGTCAATTGGCTTTCTCAGTGTTCTTTTAAGCCTCCTTTGATTATGGTGGGGTTAAAAAAGGATTCGGGGATCTTTCAGTTCTCGAAGGAAAGTAAGCATTTTACCGTCAATGTTCTTGGGAAAAACCAAAAAGAAATAGCTCAGGCTTTCTTTGGAACTACAAAATGGGAAGGCAACCGCTTGAATTCTTATGAATACGAAACCACTTCAACGGGAGGGATTGTACTCAAAGACTGCCCCGCCTTTTTCGAAGCTCAGGTTCATCATATCTATGAAGGTGGGGATCATAGCGTTGTTGTGGCAGAAGTAGTGAATGCAGGTGTTCATTTCGAAGATGAACCTCTCTACATGCTCACCACGGGTTGGTTCTACGGAGGATGA